From a single Kryptolebias marmoratus isolate JLee-2015 linkage group LG17, ASM164957v2, whole genome shotgun sequence genomic region:
- the kcnj12a gene encoding ATP-sensitive inward rectifier potassium channel 12 produces MSVGRINRYSIVSSEEEGLRLTTMHGMNGFGNGKIHTRRKCRNRFVKKNGQCNVQFANMDDKSQRYMADIFTTCVDIRWRWMLVVFSLVFVISWLAFGLAFWVIALLHGDLDNPAGDDNFTPCVLQVNGFVAAFLFSIETQSTIGYGYRCVTEECPVAVFMVVFQSIVGCIIDCFMIGAIMAKMARPKKRAQTLLFSHNAVIAMRDGKLCLMWRIGNLRKSHIVEAHVRAQLIKPRITDEGEYIPLDQIDINVGFDKGLDRIFLVSPITILHEIDEESPLFGISKQDLETSDFEIVVILEGMVEATAMTTQARSSYLASEILWGHRFEPVLFEEKNLYKVDYSHFHKTYEVPSTPRCSAKEMVENKFLVPSSNTFCYENELAFLNRDDEEEEEEDLGGGSRALANLSPDRNSRHEFERLQATRAIDQRSYRRESEI; encoded by the coding sequence ATGAGTGTGGGACGAATCAACCGCTACAGCATTGTGTCGTCCGAGGAAGAGGGGCTCCGCCTCACTACCATGCATGGCATGAACGGCTTTGGCAACGGCAAGATCCACACACGCCGAAAGTGCCGCAACCGCTTTGTGAAGAAGAACGGCCAGTGCAATGTGCAGTTTGCCAATATGGACGACAAGTCGCAGCGCTACATGGCTGACATCTTCACTACCTGTGTTGACATTCGCTGGCGATGGATGCTGGTGGTCTTCAGTCTTGTGTTCGTTATCTCCTGGCTGGCCTTCGGGTTAGCCTTTTGGGTCATTGCTTTGCTACATGGAGATCTGGACAACCCAGCTGGAGATGATAACTTCACTCCCTGCGTCCTACAGGTCAATGGATTTGTGGCTGCCTTTCTATTCTCCATTGAAACACAGTCTACTATAGGTTATGGCTACCGCTGTGTGACTGAGGAGTGCCCAGTGGCCGTCTTCATGGTGGTCTTTCAGTCGATCGTGGGCTGTATCATCGACTGTTTCATGATTGGCGCCATCATGGCGAAAATGGCAAGACCGAAGAAGCGAGCACAAACACTCTTGTTTAGCCACAATGCTGTCATTGCCATGCGGGATGGAAAGCTGTGTCTCATGTGGAGGATTGGGAATCTTCGTAAGAGCCACATAGTAGAGGCCCACGTAAGAGCACAGCTTATCAAACCTCGAATAACTGATGAGGGAGAATATATCCCTCTGGATCAGATAGACATCAATGTAGGTTTCGACAAAGGATTGGACAGGATTTTCTTAGTTTCACCCATAACAATTCTCCATGAGATAGATGAGGAGAGCCCTCTTTTTGGGATCAGCAAACAGGACTTGGAGACGTCAGACTTTGAGATTGTTGTCATCCTGGAAGGGATGGTCGAAGCAACCGCCATGACCACGCAGGCTCGCAGCTCCTACCTGGCTTCTGAGATCCTTTGGGGTCACAGGTTTGAGCCGGTCCTGTTCGAGGAGAAGAACCTGTACAAGGTGGATTATTCTCACTTTCACAAAACCTACGAGGTCCCGTCCACCCCGCGCTGCAGTGCCAAGGAAATGGTGGAGAACAAGTTCCTAGTCCCCAGCTCTAATACCTTCTGCTACGAGAACGAGCTGGCCTTCCTCAATCGGGatgacgaggaggaagaggaggaagacttAGGTGGTGGGAGCAGGGCGCTGGCGAACCTCAGTCCAGACAGGAACAGCCGACATGAGTTTGAACGCTTACAGGCGACCAGGGCGATTGATCAAAGATCATACCGTAGAGAGTCGGAAATATGA
- the med24 gene encoding mediator of RNA polymerase II transcription subunit 24 isoform X1, translated as MKVVNLKQAILQAWKERWSDYQWAINIKKNFPKGATWDYLNFAEALMEQAMIGPSPNPLILSYLKYAISSQMVSYSSVLTAISKFDGFSRELCVTSLLEIMDMFCHRLSCHGKAEECIGLCRALLGVVVWLLQGCAFYCEKLRELGPSAGTEASLKACQERLHNLMSSTKNRALVHIARLEDQGSWSNVEQAVLKVTEGLCNIPNPTLRTNLEESLSLVKSIPLMLSVQCDLPVRASFPSVHAFIMLEGTMNLTGEIQPMVEQLMMIKRMQHIPGPLFVLEIWKACFTGLIESPEGTEELKWTAFTFLKIPQVLLRLKKYPQGDKGQDFMEDVNVAFQYLLKLTPLLDKADQRCNCDCLGMLLQECNKLGLLSDSNTENLTSKRAVDREFAPRLKTAENANIQPNPGLILRAEPTVTNILKTVDADHSKSPEGLLGVLGHMLSGKSLDLLLAAAAATGKLKSFARKFIKLNEFPKHISGEGSKSASVRALLFDISFLMLCHVVQTYGSEVILSEPSPSGETPFFETWLQTCMPEEGKTLNPDHPCFRPEPGKVESLVTLLNNSSEMKLVQVKWHEICLSTPAAILEVLNAWENGVLSVEAVQKITDNIKGKVCSMAICAVAWLVAHVRMLGRDEREKPQTMIRQLVTPHYAENTLQFYNERVVIMSSIMEHMCADVFQQTGAVLRSPVEGQEPIPYRNLLPAKEPIHKALSQQFQAVLRKGWVDSRAFHLFESLLNMGGVFWFTNNLIKELLKETRQEWANRVVELLYSIFCLDTQQITLTLLGTILPNLLTDSAHWHSLSDPPGKALAKLSVWCALSSYSSHHKGPLSARQRKRQREDIEDYNSLFPLDDTQPSKLMRLLSSNEDEPAALSSPGDRSMSSSLSASQLHTVNMRDPLNRVLANLFLLFSSVLGSKMAGPHTQFVQSFVEECVECLEQGSRGSILQFMPFTMVSELVKLPALARPKVVLAITDLTLPLGRRVAAKAIAAL; from the exons ATGAAGGTGGTGAATTTGAAGCAAGCCATCCTGCAGGCGTGGAAAGAACGATGGAGTGATTACCAGTGGGCTATCAACATTAAGAAAAACTTTCCTAAAGGTGCAACGTGGGATTACCTCAACTTTGCAG AGGCTTTAATGGAGCAGGCAATGATTGGTCCCTCTCCCAACCCACTCATTTTGTCGTATCTCAAATATGCTATAAGTTCACAG ATGGTGTCTTATTCCAGCGTGCTCACAGCCATCAGCAAG tttgatGGTTTTTCCCGGGAACTATGTGTCACGTCATTGTTGGAGATAATGGACATGTTCTGTCATCGTCTCAG CTGTCATGGGAAAGCAGAGGAATGCATTGGCCTGTGTCGGGCCCTGCTTGGGGTGGTTGTGTGGCTGCTGCAGGGCTGTGCGTTTTACTGCGAGAAGCTGAGGGAACTGGGTCCATCCGCCGGCACAGAGGCCAGCCTCAAAGCATGCCAAGAAAGACTTCACAACCTGATGAGCAGCACCAAGAACAGAGCTCTGGTCCACATCGCCCGGCTGGAGGATCAAG GCTCCTGGAGCAACGTTGAACAAGCAGTGCTTAAAGTGACGGAAGGCCTCTGCAATATCCCTAACCCAACACTAAGGACCAACTTAGAGGAAAGCTTGTCTTTAGTAAAAAG TATTCCCCTGATGCTTTCAGTACAATGTGACCTGCCAGTGCGTGCCTCGTTTCCTTCAGTTCATGCCTTCATCATGTTGGAGGGGACCATGAATTTGACTGGGGAGATACAGCCAATGGTTGAGCAGCTAATGATGATTAAAAGAATGCAG catattcCTGGTCCTCTTTTTGTCCTGGAGATATGGAAGGCTTGTTTCACGGGGCTGATCGAGTCACCAGAGGGCACCGAAGAGCTGAAATGGACCGCCTTCACTTTCCTCAAA ATTCCACAAGTTCTGCTCAGACTAAAGAAATATCCACAGGGTGATAAAGgacag GATTTCATGGAGGATGTAAATGTTGCTTTTCAATACTTACTTAAGCTCACACCACTGTTGGACAAAGCAGATCAAAGATGCAA TTGTGACTGCCTCGGCATGCTTTTACAAGAGTGTAACAAGCTCGGACTGCTGTCAGATTCAAATACAGAGAACCTCACATCAAAACG GGCTGTGGACAGGGAGTTTGCCCCAAGGCTAAAGActgcagaaaatgcaaacatCCAGCCTAACCCAGGCCTTATCCTGAGAGCGGAGCCCACTGTCACCAATATTCTGAAG ACCGTAGATGCAGACCATTCAAAGTCCCCCGAGGGCCTTCTCGGTGTTCTTGGACACATGCTGTCAGGAAAGAGCCTGGACCTGCTACTGGCAGCGGCAGCAGCAACCGGGAAACTCAAATCCTTTGCCAGAAAATTCATCAA GCTTAATGAGTTTCCCAAGCACATCAGTGGTGAAGGAT CTAAGTCTGCATCTGTACGAGCTCTGCTCTTTGACATTTCCTTCCTCATGCTTTGTCACGTTGTTCAAACTTACGGCTCCGAG GTGATCTTGTCAGAGCCCAGTCCCTCAGGCGAGACGCCCTTTTTTGAAACATGGCTGCAGACGTGTATGCCTGAAGAGGGTAAGACTCTGAACCCAGACCACCCCTGCTTCAGACCTGAGCCTGGAAAGGTGGAGAGTCTGGTGACCCTGCTGAACAACTCCTCAGAGATGAAACTAGT TCAGGTGAAATGGCACGAAATCTGCCTCAGCACTCCAGCAGCCATATTGGAAGTTCTCAACGCGTGGGAGAATGGCGTGCTTTCTGTGGAGGCGGTCCAG AAGATCACTGACAACATCAAGGGGAAAGTATGCAGCATGGCTATCTGTGCGGTGGCGTGGCTGGTGGCCCACGTCAGGATGTTGGGAAGGGATGAGAGGGAGAAGCCTCAGACCATGATCCGACAGCTCGTGACTCCACATTATGCAGAGAACACCCTACAGTTTTATAATGAGCG CGTGGTCATCATGAGTTCCATCATGGAGCACATGTGTGCAGATGTTTTCCAACAAACGGGCGCCGTGCTGCGATCCCCAGTGGAGGGCCAGGAGCCAATCCCGTACCGCAACCTGCTGCCTGCTAAAGAACCCATCCATAAGGCCCTCAGCCAGCAGTTCCAGGCGGTGCTGAGGAAAGGCTGGGTGGACAGTCGGGCTTTTCATCTGTTTGAGAGTCTTCTCAACATGGGAGGGGTCTTCTGGTTTACTAACAATCTGATCAAG GAACTGCTGAAGGAAACTCGACAGGAGTGGGCCAATCGGGTGGTGGAGTTACTCTACAGCATCTTCTGCTTGGACACACAGCAGATCACCCTGACGCTGCTGGGCACCATTCTGCCCAACCTGCTCACTGACTCAGCCCACTGGCACAGCCTTTCTGACCCTCCTGGAAAGGCTTTGGCCAA GTTGTCTGTGTGGTGCGCGCTCAGCTCTTACTCCTCTCACCACAAAGGGCCGTTATCAGCTCGTCAGCGGAAAAGGCAGAGAGAAGATATAGAG GACTATAACAGCCTGTTTCCTTTGGACGACACTCAGCCGTCTAAACTCATGCGGCTCCTGAGCTCCAACGAAGATGAGCCTGCAGCTCTTTCCAGTCCAG GAGATCGATCCATGAGCAGCTCGCTGTCTGCCTCGCAGCTTCACACCGTCAACATGAGGGACCCTCTCAACAGAGTCCTGG cCAACCTTTTCCTCCTATTTTCCTCCGTCTTGGGCTCCAAGATGGCAGGTCCTCATACCCAGTTTGTGCAGAGCTTCGTGGAGGAATGTGTGGAGTGCCTGGAGCAGGGAAGCCGTGGGAGCATTCTGCAGTTCATGCCTTTTACAATG GTTTCTGAGCTGGTGAAGCTGCCTGCTTTGGCCAGACCTAAAGTTGTCCTGGCGATCACCGACCTGACTCTGCCACTGGGGAGGAGAGTTGCTGCCAAAGCCATCGCTGCTCTGTGA
- the med24 gene encoding mediator of RNA polymerase II transcription subunit 24 isoform X2 has translation MKVVNLKQAILQAWKERWSDYQWAINIKKNFPKGATWDYLNFAEALMEQAMIGPSPNPLILSYLKYAISSQMVSYSSVLTAISKFDGFSRELCVTSLLEIMDMFCHRLSCHGKAEECIGLCRALLGVVVWLLQGCAFYCEKLRELGPSAGTEASLKACQERLHNLMSSTKNRALVHIARLEDQGSWSNVEQAVLKVTEGLCNIPNPTLRTNLEESLSLVKSIPLMLSVQCDLPVRASFPSVHAFIMLEGTMNLTGEIQPMVEQLMMIKRMQHIPGPLFVLEIWKACFTGLIESPEGTEELKWTAFTFLKIPQVLLRLKKYPQGDKGQDFMEDVNVAFQYLLKLTPLLDKADQRCNCDCLGMLLQECNKLGLLSDSNTENLTSKREFAPRLKTAENANIQPNPGLILRAEPTVTNILKTVDADHSKSPEGLLGVLGHMLSGKSLDLLLAAAAATGKLKSFARKFIKLNEFPKHISGEGSKSASVRALLFDISFLMLCHVVQTYGSEVILSEPSPSGETPFFETWLQTCMPEEGKTLNPDHPCFRPEPGKVESLVTLLNNSSEMKLVQVKWHEICLSTPAAILEVLNAWENGVLSVEAVQKITDNIKGKVCSMAICAVAWLVAHVRMLGRDEREKPQTMIRQLVTPHYAENTLQFYNERVVIMSSIMEHMCADVFQQTGAVLRSPVEGQEPIPYRNLLPAKEPIHKALSQQFQAVLRKGWVDSRAFHLFESLLNMGGVFWFTNNLIKELLKETRQEWANRVVELLYSIFCLDTQQITLTLLGTILPNLLTDSAHWHSLSDPPGKALAKLSVWCALSSYSSHHKGPLSARQRKRQREDIEDYNSLFPLDDTQPSKLMRLLSSNEDEPAALSSPGDRSMSSSLSASQLHTVNMRDPLNRVLANLFLLFSSVLGSKMAGPHTQFVQSFVEECVECLEQGSRGSILQFMPFTMVSELVKLPALARPKVVLAITDLTLPLGRRVAAKAIAAL, from the exons ATGAAGGTGGTGAATTTGAAGCAAGCCATCCTGCAGGCGTGGAAAGAACGATGGAGTGATTACCAGTGGGCTATCAACATTAAGAAAAACTTTCCTAAAGGTGCAACGTGGGATTACCTCAACTTTGCAG AGGCTTTAATGGAGCAGGCAATGATTGGTCCCTCTCCCAACCCACTCATTTTGTCGTATCTCAAATATGCTATAAGTTCACAG ATGGTGTCTTATTCCAGCGTGCTCACAGCCATCAGCAAG tttgatGGTTTTTCCCGGGAACTATGTGTCACGTCATTGTTGGAGATAATGGACATGTTCTGTCATCGTCTCAG CTGTCATGGGAAAGCAGAGGAATGCATTGGCCTGTGTCGGGCCCTGCTTGGGGTGGTTGTGTGGCTGCTGCAGGGCTGTGCGTTTTACTGCGAGAAGCTGAGGGAACTGGGTCCATCCGCCGGCACAGAGGCCAGCCTCAAAGCATGCCAAGAAAGACTTCACAACCTGATGAGCAGCACCAAGAACAGAGCTCTGGTCCACATCGCCCGGCTGGAGGATCAAG GCTCCTGGAGCAACGTTGAACAAGCAGTGCTTAAAGTGACGGAAGGCCTCTGCAATATCCCTAACCCAACACTAAGGACCAACTTAGAGGAAAGCTTGTCTTTAGTAAAAAG TATTCCCCTGATGCTTTCAGTACAATGTGACCTGCCAGTGCGTGCCTCGTTTCCTTCAGTTCATGCCTTCATCATGTTGGAGGGGACCATGAATTTGACTGGGGAGATACAGCCAATGGTTGAGCAGCTAATGATGATTAAAAGAATGCAG catattcCTGGTCCTCTTTTTGTCCTGGAGATATGGAAGGCTTGTTTCACGGGGCTGATCGAGTCACCAGAGGGCACCGAAGAGCTGAAATGGACCGCCTTCACTTTCCTCAAA ATTCCACAAGTTCTGCTCAGACTAAAGAAATATCCACAGGGTGATAAAGgacag GATTTCATGGAGGATGTAAATGTTGCTTTTCAATACTTACTTAAGCTCACACCACTGTTGGACAAAGCAGATCAAAGATGCAA TTGTGACTGCCTCGGCATGCTTTTACAAGAGTGTAACAAGCTCGGACTGCTGTCAGATTCAAATACAGAGAACCTCACATCAAAACG GGAGTTTGCCCCAAGGCTAAAGActgcagaaaatgcaaacatCCAGCCTAACCCAGGCCTTATCCTGAGAGCGGAGCCCACTGTCACCAATATTCTGAAG ACCGTAGATGCAGACCATTCAAAGTCCCCCGAGGGCCTTCTCGGTGTTCTTGGACACATGCTGTCAGGAAAGAGCCTGGACCTGCTACTGGCAGCGGCAGCAGCAACCGGGAAACTCAAATCCTTTGCCAGAAAATTCATCAA GCTTAATGAGTTTCCCAAGCACATCAGTGGTGAAGGAT CTAAGTCTGCATCTGTACGAGCTCTGCTCTTTGACATTTCCTTCCTCATGCTTTGTCACGTTGTTCAAACTTACGGCTCCGAG GTGATCTTGTCAGAGCCCAGTCCCTCAGGCGAGACGCCCTTTTTTGAAACATGGCTGCAGACGTGTATGCCTGAAGAGGGTAAGACTCTGAACCCAGACCACCCCTGCTTCAGACCTGAGCCTGGAAAGGTGGAGAGTCTGGTGACCCTGCTGAACAACTCCTCAGAGATGAAACTAGT TCAGGTGAAATGGCACGAAATCTGCCTCAGCACTCCAGCAGCCATATTGGAAGTTCTCAACGCGTGGGAGAATGGCGTGCTTTCTGTGGAGGCGGTCCAG AAGATCACTGACAACATCAAGGGGAAAGTATGCAGCATGGCTATCTGTGCGGTGGCGTGGCTGGTGGCCCACGTCAGGATGTTGGGAAGGGATGAGAGGGAGAAGCCTCAGACCATGATCCGACAGCTCGTGACTCCACATTATGCAGAGAACACCCTACAGTTTTATAATGAGCG CGTGGTCATCATGAGTTCCATCATGGAGCACATGTGTGCAGATGTTTTCCAACAAACGGGCGCCGTGCTGCGATCCCCAGTGGAGGGCCAGGAGCCAATCCCGTACCGCAACCTGCTGCCTGCTAAAGAACCCATCCATAAGGCCCTCAGCCAGCAGTTCCAGGCGGTGCTGAGGAAAGGCTGGGTGGACAGTCGGGCTTTTCATCTGTTTGAGAGTCTTCTCAACATGGGAGGGGTCTTCTGGTTTACTAACAATCTGATCAAG GAACTGCTGAAGGAAACTCGACAGGAGTGGGCCAATCGGGTGGTGGAGTTACTCTACAGCATCTTCTGCTTGGACACACAGCAGATCACCCTGACGCTGCTGGGCACCATTCTGCCCAACCTGCTCACTGACTCAGCCCACTGGCACAGCCTTTCTGACCCTCCTGGAAAGGCTTTGGCCAA GTTGTCTGTGTGGTGCGCGCTCAGCTCTTACTCCTCTCACCACAAAGGGCCGTTATCAGCTCGTCAGCGGAAAAGGCAGAGAGAAGATATAGAG GACTATAACAGCCTGTTTCCTTTGGACGACACTCAGCCGTCTAAACTCATGCGGCTCCTGAGCTCCAACGAAGATGAGCCTGCAGCTCTTTCCAGTCCAG GAGATCGATCCATGAGCAGCTCGCTGTCTGCCTCGCAGCTTCACACCGTCAACATGAGGGACCCTCTCAACAGAGTCCTGG cCAACCTTTTCCTCCTATTTTCCTCCGTCTTGGGCTCCAAGATGGCAGGTCCTCATACCCAGTTTGTGCAGAGCTTCGTGGAGGAATGTGTGGAGTGCCTGGAGCAGGGAAGCCGTGGGAGCATTCTGCAGTTCATGCCTTTTACAATG GTTTCTGAGCTGGTGAAGCTGCCTGCTTTGGCCAGACCTAAAGTTGTCCTGGCGATCACCGACCTGACTCTGCCACTGGGGAGGAGAGTTGCTGCCAAAGCCATCGCTGCTCTGTGA